The following proteins are encoded in a genomic region of Magnolia sinica isolate HGM2019 chromosome 1, MsV1, whole genome shotgun sequence:
- the LOC131247980 gene encoding uncharacterized protein LOC131247980, whose product MMIEFIKDILPEGETLLKSHYEAKKVLWDLGLGYESIHACKNDCILFWKEHEKDDMCPKCKESRYKRVNVKGKKIPHKVLRYFPLKPRLQRLFINRKTASEMRWHKEKRTTDPEEKVLRHPIDFEAWQEFDKKHGWFADEPRNVRLGLASDGFKPFGNMSTTYSMKTVILIPYNLLPWKCMKEPFFMMCLFIPGLKSPGNDIDVYLRPLIDELKDLWEDGVETYDASKKENFQLHATLLWTINDFPAYGNLSRWSTKDKMLEPKHLSDDDILTQMEAIKHVEFEKRPNTKKRKVNVNELNWRKKSIFFELSYCRTLKLRCNLDVIHIEKNICENVIGTIMNIEGKIKDTPKARMDLQNMGIRNELWLVPNGDKYMVPPACYTLSTDEKKSLCQWLRDVNFPDGFASNIA is encoded by the exons ATGATGATTGAGTTCATTAAGGATATACTTCCTGAAGGGGAAACATTACTAAAGTCCCATTATGAAGCTAAGAAGGTTTTGTGGGACCTGGGACTCGGATATGAGTCCATACATGCCTGTAAGAATGACTGTATACTTTTCTGGAAGGAGCACGAGAAGGATGATATGTGTCCAAAATGCAAAGAGTCCAGATACAAACGAGTAAATGTTAAGGGTAAGAAAATCCCACACAAGGTCCTGCGTTACTTCCCATTAAAACCAAGGCTACAAAGATTGTTTATAAACAGGAAGACAGCTTCTGAGATGAGGTGGCATAAAGAGAAGCGCACCACGGACCCAGAGGAGAAGGTATTAAGGCATCCGATAGATTTTGAAGCCTGGCAAGAATTTGACAAGAAGCACGGTTGGTTTGCCGATGAACCTCGAAATGTACGGCTTGGACTGGCCAGCGATGGTTTCAAGCCATTTGGAAACATGAGTACCACTTATAGCATGAAGACGGTTATACTTATTCCGTACAATTTACTGCCTTGGAAGTGTATGAAAGAGCCATTCTTTATGATGTGCTTGTTTATTCCTGGCCTAAAGTCTCCTGGAAATGACATTGACGTGTATTTGCGCCCGTTGATAGATGAGTTAAAAGATTTGTGGGAAGATGGCGTAGAGACATATGATGCgtcaaagaaagaaaattttcaattgcatGCAACATTGTTATGGACCATTAATGACTTTCCTGCCTATGGGAACTTGTCCAGGTGGAGTACAAAAGACAAGATG TTGGAACCTAAGCATCTATCCGATGAtgatatattaactcaaatgGAGGCAATCAAACATGTAGAATTTGAAAAGAGACCGAATACTAAGAAAAGGAAGGTTAATGTAAACGAGTTGAATTGGAGGAAGAAAAGCATTTTCTTTGAGTTGTCATATTGTCGAACACTGAAACTGAGGTGCAATCTAGATGTGATACACATCGAGAAGAATATTTGTGAAAACGTCATAGGAACAATAATGAATATCGAAGGAAAAATAAAGGACACCCCGAAGGCTCGCATGGACTTGCAGAATATGGGGATCAGGAATGAATTATGGCTAGTTCCGAATGGTGATAAATATATGGTACCACCAGCTTGCTACACACTGTCTACGGATGAGAAAAAGAGTTTATGTCAATGGTTGAGGGATGTAAATTTTCCAGATGGGTTCGCATCAAACATCGCGTGA